One Glycine soja cultivar W05 chromosome 2, ASM419377v2, whole genome shotgun sequence genomic region harbors:
- the LOC114390460 gene encoding LRR receptor-like serine/threonine-protein kinase ERL2, with protein sequence MAKCMTSSSSSSYALLLFFFCFLQLEAILDPADFLALQNIRKALQDMPASDFFSSWDFTADPCNFAGVYCDSDKVIALNLGDPRAGSPGLTGRLHPSVGKLSALAEFTVVPGRIYGPLPETLSDLKNLRFLGVNRNFISGEIPTKLGELRNLRTVDLSYNQLTGRIPPTVGTLPELTNLILCHNRLSGSVPRFESHTLTRLDLKHNSLSGSLPPNSLPPSLQYLSLSWNQLTGPMDRLLARLDQVKYLDLSLNKFTGPIPGHIFSFPLTNLQLERNQFSGPVQPVDQVSIPTVDLSYNRLYGQISPMLATVQNLYLNNNRFTGRVPASFVERLLDASIQILYLQHNYLTGIEISPTAVIPERSSLCLQYNCMVPPVETPCPLRAGKEKTRPTTQCNQLKDLKD encoded by the coding sequence ATGGCGAAGTGCATGAccagttcttcttcttcttcctatgcactgcttctctttttcttctgctTTCTACAACTGGAGGCTATTTTGGACCCTGCTGATTTCCTCGCTCTGCAAAACATTCGTAAAGCTCTGCAAGACATGCCTGCTTCCGATTTCTTCTCTTCCTGGGATTTCACCGCAGACCCATGCAACTTCGCCGGCGTTTACTGCGACTCCGACAAGGTCATCGCGCTCAACCTCGGCGACCCCAGGGCTGGCTCTCCCGGCCTCACCGGCCGCCTCCACCCCTCCGTCGGCAAGCTCTCCGCGCTCGCCGAGTTCACCGTCGTCCCTGGCCGTATTTACGGTCCCCTCCCCGAAACACTCTCCGATTTGAAGAACCTCAGGTTTCTCGGCGTCAACCGCAACTTCATCTCCGGCGAAATTCCGACCAAGCTGGGAGAACTCCGCAACCTCCGAACCGTCGATCTCAGCTACAACCAGCTCACTGGACGCATTCCTCCAACGGTAGGAACCCTACCGGAGCTAACAAACCTAATCCTCTGCCACAACCGCCTCTCCGGTTCGGTTCCCCGGTTCGAGTCGCACACACTAACCCGGCTCGATCTGAAGCACAACTCTCTCTCCGGTTCGCTCCCTCCCAActctctccctccctctctcCAGTACCTCTCTCTTTCCTGGAACCAGCTCACGGGCCCAATGGACCGCCTCCTAGCCCGCCTCGACCAGGTCAAGTATTTGGACCTAAGCCTAAACAAGTTCACGGGCCCAATCCCGGGCCATATCTTTTCCTTTCCGCTGACAAATCTGCAGCTAGAAAGGAACCAGTTCTCGGGCCCGGTCCAGCCCGTGGATCAGGTTTCCATCCCGACCGTTGATCTCAGTTACAACCGGTTGTATGGTCAGATATCACCGATGCTGGCGACAGTGCAGAATCTTTACCTGAACAACAACCGGTTCACGGGTCGGGTTCCGGCTAGCTTCGTGGAGCGGTTGCTGGACGCGAGCATTCAGATACTTTACTTGCAGCATAACTATCTGACGGGGATTGAGATAAGCCCAACGGCGGTGATTCCAGAAAGAAGCTCGCTGTGTCTGCAGTATAACTGCATGGTCCCTCCCGTAGAGACGCCCTGCCCCTTGAGGGCTGGCAAGGAGAAAACCAGGCCTACTACGCAGTGCAACCAGCTGAAGGATTTGAAGGACTGA
- the LOC114390494 gene encoding probable protein phosphatase 2C 42, translated as MFHAFVSLSARGWKLFGHGDDAGNAAAATGRECKDGLLWFRDIEKFAAGDFSMAVVQANQVLEDQSQIESGGFSTFIGVYDDHSGPDCSRYVCDNLFRNLEGVCREYTRVRIL; from the exons ATGTTCCATGCATTCGTGAGCCTTAGCGCACGCGGTTGGAAGCTGTTCGGGCACGGTGATGACGCCGGTAATGCCGCCGCCGCCACAGGAAGAGAATGCAAGGACGGCCTCCTCTGGTTCCGCGACATCGAAAAGTTCGCTGCCGGCGATTTCTCCATGGCCGTCGTCCAGGCCAACCAGGTCCTCGAGGACCAGAGCCAGATCGAGTCCGGCGGCTTCAGCACCTTCATCGGCGTCTACGACGACCACAGCGGCCCCGATTGTTCCCGCTATGTCTGTGATAACTTGTTCCGCAATCTCGAAG GCGTGTGCAGAGAATATACAAGAGTCCGGATCCTTTAG
- the LOC114390532 gene encoding ankyrin repeat domain-containing protein 50-like yields MDRLVKADTKEVEMIFLKGQKCSSSFKLTNLMHTMSVAVSLTTTNSSLFSINKPFSTIPPLSTASYKLQLSQPSDQPPLSDPPDAITVRATMLPTGKATAADLRRFFSKPGPHVFRDAVLTVSLVGPHVAEFLISQTPQSRNLFAKSISACTKPQLMRLLKPAVECGSTDAVADLLNAGADATATTESLMPLAIRVGNLHAVKLLEASGCKIDGSSLHEAAAMDRIDAMEFLLARYDGELDVDAVDSEGRTAIHVAAREGHARVIQFCVAMGGNPNRVDSKGWTPLHYAAWKGHVKAAECLLECSNVKCARDREGRTAFSVAAESEHEQSHARTRLVDLLGWGDALLRAVRVDDVHGVKKCLGEGVSVNGRDQNGWTPLHWAAFKGRIKSLKVLLEHGAEVETVDDAGYTPLHCAAQAGHLQVALYLIAHGASQPNLKSFPHLAHPFQNHSFTLI; encoded by the coding sequence ATGGACAGGTTAGTGAAAGCAGACACAAAGGAAGTGGAGATGATTTTTCTGAAGGGCCAAAAGTGCAGCTCCTCCTTCAAGCTCACCAACCTCATGCACACCATGTCAGTGGCAGTGTCTTTAACCACCACAAACTCTTCTCTTTTCTCCATCAACAAACCCTTCTCCACAATTCCCCCACTATCTACGGCATCATACAAACTACAACTCTCTCAGCCCTCCGATCAACCCCCTCTCTCCGACCCTCCCGACGCCATCACCGTCCGAGCAACCATGCTCCCCACCGGGAAGGCCACCGCCGCCGACCTCCGCCGCTTCTTCTCCAAACCCGGCCCCCACGTCTTCCGCGACGCCGTCTTAACAGTCTCCCTCGTCGGCCCCCACGTAGCGGAGTTCCTCATCTCCCAAACCCCCCAATCACGCAACCTCTTCGCCAAATCCATATCCGCATGCACGAAACCGCAGCTCATGAGGCTGCTCAAACCCGCCGTCGAATGCGGAAGCACCGACGCTGTCGCGGATTTACTCAACGCTGGCGCAGACGCGACCGCAACCACGGAATCTCTCATGCCGCTCGCAATTAGGGTTGGGAACCTCCACGCGGTGAAGCTTCTGGAAGCCTCAGGTTGCAAAATCGACGGATCGTCTCTGCACGAGGCCGCGGCGATGGACCGAATCGACGCGATGGAGTTTCTGTTGGCGCGCTACGACGGCGAGCTGGACGTGGATGCGGTGGACTCCGAGGGGAGGACGGCGATCCACGTGGCGGCGAGGGAGGGGCACGCGAGGGTTATCCAGTTCTGCGTCGCGATGGGAGGAAACCCTAATCGAGTGGATTCGAAGGGGTGGACCCCACTCCACTACGCGGCGTGGAAAGGGCACGTGAAGGCCGCAGAGTGTTTGTTGGAATGCTCCAACGTGAAGTGCGCGAGGGACAGGGAGGGGAGAACGGCGTTTTCTGTTGCAGCGGAGAGTGAGCACGAACAATCTCACGCGCGCACGCGCCTGGTCGATTTGCTGGGTTGGGGCGATGCGCTGCTGCGTGCGGTGAGAGTTGACGATGTTCACGGAGTGAAGAAATGTTTGGGGGAAGGGGTTAGTGTGAACGGGAGGGACCAGAACGGGTGGACCCCATTGCATTGGGCAGCGTTCAAGGGTCGAATAAAGAGCCTGAAGGTGTTGCTTGAACACGGCGCCGAGGTTGAAACCGTTGATGATGCTGGCTACACTCCGTTGCATTGTGCTGCCCAGGCTGGCCATTTGCAAGTTGCCCTCTACTTGATCGCTCATGGTGCCTCTCAACCCAATCTCAAGTCCTTTCCACATCTTGCTCACCCTTTTCAAAATCATAGTTTCACACTAATTTGA
- the LOC114390485 gene encoding gibberellin receptor GID1B-like, producing MTGSNEVNLSESKSVVPLNTWVLISNFKLAYNLLRRADGTFNRELAEFLDRKVPANAIPVDGVFSFDHVERSTGLFNRVYQLAPENMGRFIELEKPLSTTEIVPVIIFFHGGSFSHSSANSAIYDTFCRRLVNNCKAVVVSVNYRRSPEYRYPCAYDDGWAALNWVKSRTWLQSGKDSKVHVYLAGDSSGGNIAHHVAVRAAEEDIEVLGNILLHPLFGGEKRTESETKLDGKYFVRLQDRDWYWRAFLPEGTDRDHPACNPFGPKGKNLEGLKFPKSLVCVAGLDLLQDWQVEYVEGLKNCGQDVNLLYLKEATIGFYFLPNNDHFYTLMEEIKNFVNPNC from the exons ATGACTGGAAGTAATGAAGTCAACCTCAGTGAATCTAAg AGTGTTGTTCCACTCAACACTTGGGTGCTTATCTCCAATTTCAAGCTGGCTTACAATCTACTAAGGCGTGCCGACGGAACGTTCAATCGAGAGTTGGCGGAATTCCTGGACCGTAAGGTCCCTGCTAATGCAATTCCTGTTGATGgtgtattttcttttgatcatgTTGAACGAAGCACCGGGCTCTTCAATCGGGTGTATCAACTAGCTCCTGAAAACATGGGGCGGTTTATAGAGCTGGAGAAGCCCTTGAGCACCACAGAGATAGTTCCTGTTATAATTTTCTTCCATGGTGGAAGCTTCTCTCATTCATCTGCTAACAGTGCTATCTATGACACCTTCTGCCGCCGCCTTGTGAACAATTGCAAGGCTGTGGTGGTTTCTGTGAATTACAGGCGATCACCTGAATATCGATATCCTTGTGCCTATGATGATGGCTGGGCTGCACTTAACTGGGTTAAATCAAGGACATGGCTTCAGAGTGGAAAGGATTCCAAGGTTCATGTGTACTTGGCTGGTGATAGTTCAGGCGGTAACATTGCTCATCACGTGGCTGTGAGGGCTGCTGAGGAAGATATTGAGGTGCTAGGTAATATTCTTCTTCACCCACTGTTTGGTGGGGAGAAGCGAACCGAATCGGAGACGAAACTGGATGGGAAGTACTTTGTGAGGCTGCAGGACCGTGACTGGTATTGGAGAGCTTTTCTCCCTGAAGGGACCGATCGAGACCATCCGGCTTGTAACCCATTTGGCCCCAAGGGTAAAAATCTTGAAGGGCTCAAGTTTCCCAAAAGTCTTGTTTGTGTGGCTGGTTTGGATCTTCTCCAAGATTGGCAAGTGGAATATGTGGAAGGTCTCAAGAATTGTGGCCAAGATGTCAACCTTCTATACCTAAAGGAGGCAACTATTGGTTTCTACTTCTTGCCTAATAATGATCATTTCTATACCCTCATGGAGGAGATAAAGAACTTCGTCAACCCTAACTGTTAA